The proteins below are encoded in one region of Pongo pygmaeus isolate AG05252 chromosome 20, NHGRI_mPonPyg2-v2.0_pri, whole genome shotgun sequence:
- the RABAC1 gene encoding prenylated Rab acceptor protein 1 produces MAAQKDQQKDAEAEGLSATTLLPKLIPSGAGREWLERRRATIRPWSTFVDQQRFSRPRNLGELCQRLVRNVEYYQSNYVFVFLGLILYCVVTSPMLLVALAVFFGACYILYLRTLQSKLVLFGREVSPAHQYALAGGISFPFFWLAGAGSAVFWVLGATLVVIGSHAAFHQIEAVDGEELQMEPV; encoded by the exons ATGGCAGCGCAGAAGGACCAGCAGAAAGATGCCGAGGCGGAAGGGCTGAGCGCCAC GACCCTACTGCCGAAGCTGATTCCCTCCGGTGCAGGCCGGGAGTGGCTGGAGCGGCGCCGCGCGACCATCCGTCCCTGGAGCACCTTCGTGGACCAGCAGCGCTTCTCACGGCCCCGCAACCTGGGCGAGCTCTGCCAGCGCCTCGTACGCAACGTGGAATACTACCAGAGCAACTATGTGTTCGTATTCCTGGGCCTCATCCTGTACTGCGT GGTGACGTCCCCTATGTTGCTGGTGGCTCTGGCTGTCTTTTTCGGCGCCTGTTACATTCTTTATCTGCGCACCTTGCAGTCCAAGCTTGTGCTCTTTG GCCGAGAGGTGAGCCCAGCGCATCAGTACGCTCTGGCCGGAGGcatctccttccccttcttctgGCTGGCTGGTGCGGGCTCGGCCGTCTTCTGGGTGCTGG GAGCCACCCTGGTGGTCATCGGCTCCCACGCTGCCTTCCACCAGATTGAGGCTGTGGACGGGGAAGAGCTGCAGATGGAACCCGTGTGA